In Nitrospira sp., a single genomic region encodes these proteins:
- a CDS encoding glycosyltransferase family A protein, with translation MERAQKPAISVIVPVYNGGWCLAQCLEGIRQSSYQYYELIVVDNGSTDDSVAIAQAYGAVVAHCPGPSGPGAARNVGVHLAKGRILLFVDADVVVHDDVLDRVADRFGADPDLAAVFGSYDDRPAAQNFLSQYKNLLHHFVHQQAKSQATTFWAGCGAIRKDVFVKAGGFDQEKYPTPSIEDIELGGRLHRQGYRICLDKAIHATHLKEWRLVSLLRAEICYRAIPWSRLILERQGLVNDLNLKMSQRASAGVAGLFLAVLPGTLVVPSLAYGCLFLLCLFVLLNRDLFAFFLRRRGVVFSAMTIPMHGFYFVYSGVTFVLMWLAHLCWGPRGAVAPGRK, from the coding sequence ATGGAGAGGGCTCAGAAACCGGCGATCAGCGTGATCGTGCCGGTCTACAATGGGGGATGGTGCTTGGCGCAGTGCCTGGAGGGGATCCGGCAGTCATCGTATCAGTACTATGAGCTCATTGTGGTCGATAATGGCTCAACGGACGATTCCGTGGCGATTGCGCAGGCCTATGGCGCAGTGGTGGCGCATTGCCCAGGTCCCAGCGGTCCCGGTGCCGCCCGCAATGTGGGCGTGCATCTGGCCAAGGGGCGGATTCTCTTGTTTGTGGATGCCGATGTCGTGGTGCACGACGATGTCCTCGACCGGGTCGCGGACAGGTTTGGAGCGGATCCGGATCTGGCGGCGGTCTTTGGGTCGTACGATGACCGGCCGGCGGCGCAGAATTTCCTTTCGCAGTATAAAAATCTGCTGCATCATTTTGTGCACCAACAGGCGAAGAGCCAGGCCACTACGTTTTGGGCTGGATGCGGGGCGATCCGCAAAGATGTGTTTGTAAAGGCCGGGGGATTCGATCAGGAGAAATATCCCACGCCATCCATTGAGGATATCGAGCTTGGTGGCCGCCTCCATCGCCAGGGGTATCGGATCTGCCTGGATAAAGCGATTCACGCCACCCATTTGAAGGAGTGGCGCCTGGTGTCGCTCTTACGCGCGGAGATTTGTTATCGTGCCATCCCCTGGTCGAGGCTGATTCTCGAACGGCAGGGCCTGGTGAACGATCTCAATTTGAAAATGTCGCAACGGGCCAGCGCCGGGGTCGCGGGACTTTTTCTGGCGGTGCTGCCAGGGACTCTCGTGGTGCCTTCGTTGGCCTACGGGTGTTTGTTTCTGTTGTGCCTGTTTGTGCTCTTGAATCGCGATCTGTTTGCGTTTTTCCTGCGTCGACGAGGGGTGGTGTTTTCGGCCATGACGATTCCGATGCACGGGTTCTACTTCGTTTACAGCGGGGTCACGTTTGTTCTGATGTGGCTGGCCCATTTATGTTGGGGGCCACGCGGCGCCGTGGCGCCGGGCCGCAAGTAA